The DNA segment TGGCGGCGGCCATGAGCACCATGTCGAGCCAGTTCCACACCATCGGCACGGCGGCCGGACGCGACCTCTATGAGCGCATCGGCACCAAGGGCCGGCAACGCGAACCCAGCCTGCTGGTCATGCGGCTGGCGATCGTGGTCGGTCTGCTGATCGCCGTGACCATCAGCTACACCGTTCGTCAGGAATACATCGTCGCCCGCTTCACCGCCATCTTCTTCGGGCTGTGCGCGGCCGCCTTCCTGCCGGCCTATATCGGCGGGCTCTTCTCGCGCCGCGTCACCAAGGCCGGGGCGCTGGCCTCGATGACGGTCGGTCTGGTGATGTCGCTGTTCTGGCTGCTGCTGGTCAAGGCCAAGGAGGCGAGCGCCATCGGGCTGGTGCAGCTCGTCACCGGCGGCAAGACCAGTATCCTGGCCGACTACCCGAACTGGCCCTCGGTCGATCCGATCGTGGTCGCCCTGCCCGCCGCGCTCCTGACCCTGATCCTGGTCAGCGCCTTCACCCGCCCGCCGGCGGCCGAGCATCTCGACCGCTGCTTCCCGGAAAAGAGGTAAAGCATCATGCTGGGTCTCGACGATCCCTTCGTGCTCACGGCCTATCTGGGCATCATCGCCCTGGCCGTCCTGAGCATTCTCTATGGCCTGATTCGCCGCAATGCCGCGCGCGACGAAGTCACCGAAGAAGACCGCCAATGGGCGCTCGAAGAAAAGAAGGTGGAAGATGAACTCCAATAAGTACAAGCTCCTGGCGACCGGACTCGGCGCCACACTCG comes from the Allochromatium tepidum genome and includes:
- a CDS encoding symporter small accessory protein, encoding MLGLDDPFVLTAYLGIIALAVLSILYGLIRRNAARDEVTEEDRQWALEEKKVEDELQ